The Desulfobacterales bacterium region ACCACTCTGGCAATTGAGCGGCCACTGGCCCCAGGAGTTGAATGGCCGTGCTTGTTGTAATCGCACCATTAAGATGGACATGAAGATCTGCTTTTGGCAAATGACAGAAAACGTTGTTTTCAGTATTCATGGTTGTAACTTTTTAAAAAAATTAATTAGTGCTTCTTGTGGGTCATCCTCATCAGAAGTTATCATATTGATACCCCATTGATCTAAAATTGCTTCTTGAATTGGATTAGGTCTGTGCGTAAAAACATAAGATCGTGGTTGGACGCCCCCGCATGTATTGGATTTCCATAGCTTAGCTAGTTTATAAAAAAGGAACCTCAAATTAACATCTGTCAAACTATAACCAATAAATAGGACAGACTTTCCGAGCACATCAGACCTTAATTTAATATCGAGAGGAGTCTCAAACTCTAAACGTTCATAGTAACTTGATTCATCGAGGACTATTGTGTCATCATTATCAAAATCACCATGGAATTTTATAATTTGGGTGATTCCATCCTTTATCTGCGTTATATCCGAAACACTTGCAATCTTGATGTATT contains the following coding sequences:
- a CDS encoding SIR2 family protein, which translates into the protein MDDLKSAYRERNVILFVGAGVSKNLGLPAWSELIDHIADELGYDPEIYKTFGENLALAEYYRVKKGNIGPLRSWMDTNWHSKDIDLNSSELHRLIANMKFPMIYTTNYDRWLERSFDLYEKEYIKIASVSDITQIKDGITQIIKFHGDFDNDDTIVLDESSYYERLEFETPLDIKLRSDVLGKSVLFIGYSLTDVNLRFLFYKLAKLWKSNTCGGVQPRSYVFTHRPNPIQEAILDQWGINMITSDEDDPQEALINFFKKLQP